Proteins encoded in a region of the Uloborus diversus isolate 005 chromosome 1, Udiv.v.3.1, whole genome shotgun sequence genome:
- the LOC129218420 gene encoding dynein beta chain, ciliary-like, which produces MVFLRSGMMMKNLDLFKSNENSDQWKSYITYLESIIEDGLKNVIKCSLEYLIENTNKRNKKLAPFYKISMNLTDDITFAPPLSREKPHSFQQLFDTVIQRIYSPASEIRKMSDPNADYLESMEECQLLSNLKQTLTSNVSSAVAQIFSVSATFKTYSDLWMKTIEESLEDFVLYGPIIETAEAMEEDELKEIEPTPLEEKPPTEEEFKHQISQFDLLLRKVEDIPFEMEIEVWLILNVATFKERLLIMIRNWSSAYKKKLNELKAQGKLRKLEDDG; this is translated from the exons ATGGTCTTTCTAAGAAGTGGAATGATgatg aaaaatcttgaTTTATTCAAGAGCAACGAAAATTCTGATCAGTGGAAGAGTTACATAACTTATCTGGAGTCAATAATTGAAGATGGActtaaaaatgtcattaaatgtaGTTTAGaatatttgattgaaaatactaataaaagaaataaaaaattg GcacctttttacaaaatttctatGAATCTTACTGATGATATAACTTTTGCACCGCCATTATCCAGGGAGAAGCCCCATAGTTTTCAGCAATTGTTTGACACAGTAATTCAAAGAATATATTCTCCAGCAAGTGAAATCAGAAAGATGTCTGATCCCAATGCAGACTACCTG GAGAGCATGGAGGAATGCCAGCTTCTAAGCAACCTGAAACAAACTCTTACATCCAATGTGTCTTCTGCTGTAGCTCAAATTTTCTCTGTATCTGCTACTTTCAAAACATATTCAGATTTATGGATGAAAACAATAGAGGAGTCTCTAGAAGACTTTGTTCTTTATGGTCCTATCATTGAAACTGCAGAAGCAATGGAAGAAGACGAACTCAAAGAAATTGAACCTACTCCATTGGAGGAAAAACCACCTACTGAAGAAGAATTTAAACATCAG atatcgCAATTTGATCTTTTGTTGAGAAAAGTGGAAGATATACCTTTTGAAATGGAAATAGAAGTATGGTTAATACTAAATGTTGCAACATTCAAAGAGAGATTATTGATTATGATTCGAAATTGGTCTTCTGCATATAAAAAGAAGCTGAATGAGTTGAAAGCACaaggaaaattaagaaaattgGAAGATGATGGGTGA